The following proteins come from a genomic window of Brevibacillus antibioticus:
- a CDS encoding DUF4179 domain-containing protein, whose protein sequence is MSIEKIVKQSLTKQMDETTIPDELDQRVRQSFLRYHEKKETVTMKKKLVMMGLVAAIILPTGVYAALNGTSYFADNPKDLNSLVGEEVKRAAAKGLSIPIDQKITDQGITIHFTEVYAEDSKVLLHYRIEQQNGELVPFEFDTTGLDVVGEANGNPVYQEKGLEGTSVLNFIGTKENNLPFYLTDESGKEVEVGIADHDKPEGVLAFSTLESKLPQPLTLNIDVNRIGKTKGNWKGQFIVDQSKAKEATEAAK, encoded by the coding sequence ATGTCTATCGAAAAAATCGTAAAACAGTCACTCACCAAACAAATGGACGAAACCACGATCCCTGATGAACTCGACCAGCGAGTCAGGCAGTCCTTTCTTCGCTATCACGAAAAAAAGGAGACTGTAACGATGAAGAAAAAATTAGTTATGATGGGATTAGTTGCTGCTATTATACTGCCGACTGGAGTATATGCGGCTTTAAATGGAACCTCTTATTTTGCAGACAATCCAAAAGACTTGAACAGTTTGGTGGGTGAAGAGGTTAAGCGAGCAGCGGCAAAAGGGTTGTCTATTCCGATCGATCAAAAAATTACCGATCAGGGGATTACGATTCATTTTACGGAAGTGTATGCGGAGGATAGCAAAGTTCTGCTGCACTATCGCATTGAACAACAAAATGGAGAACTGGTGCCTTTCGAATTCGATACGACAGGTTTAGATGTGGTAGGCGAAGCAAATGGCAATCCTGTGTACCAGGAAAAAGGCTTGGAAGGTACAAGTGTCCTAAACTTTATCGGGACCAAAGAGAATAATTTACCTTTCTACTTAACAGACGAGTCCGGTAAGGAAGTAGAGGTGGGAATAGCTGATCATGACAAGCCAGAGGGCGTTCTTGCCTTCTCCACGCTTGAATCCAAGCTACCACAACCACTCACCTTAAATATCGATGTGAACCGGATCGGCAAAACAAAGGGCAACTGGAAGGGACAATTTATTGTGGACCAGAGCAAAGCCAAAGAAGCAACAGAGGCTGCGAAGTAG
- a CDS encoding sigma-70 family RNA polymerase sigma factor, giving the protein MNDQMLELWLDRLLDGDQEAFEVVYSMTRTKIYGTVAAMVTNKEDVHDIVSEIYYQLWRSLPAYDRKRPFLFWVNGIVIRQVKNWRRQIWRRFRLLERKQSLEEKQHVETPDEPMLAMESATEMQQAIQKLPFKLRIVVIYRYYYDYTYGQIAELLQIPVGTAKSRNHLALKRIREWIDVEWNEEELQTCLSKKS; this is encoded by the coding sequence ATGAATGATCAAATGCTAGAACTGTGGCTGGACCGTTTGCTTGATGGAGATCAAGAAGCTTTTGAGGTGGTCTACAGCATGACACGGACAAAAATTTACGGTACCGTAGCAGCCATGGTCACGAATAAAGAAGATGTTCATGATATTGTAAGCGAAATCTACTATCAGCTATGGAGATCACTGCCTGCCTATGATCGCAAGCGCCCGTTTCTCTTCTGGGTGAATGGGATTGTCATTAGACAGGTGAAAAACTGGCGTAGACAGATTTGGAGAAGATTCCGTCTGTTAGAACGAAAACAGAGCTTGGAAGAAAAGCAACATGTCGAAACGCCGGATGAGCCAATGCTTGCGATGGAGTCTGCCACAGAGATGCAGCAAGCAATCCAAAAGCTGCCGTTCAAGCTGCGCATCGTCGTGATTTATCGGTATTACTACGATTATACGTACGGTCAGATTGCTGAACTGCTGCAAATACCAGTGGGGACAGCAAAATCGAGAAATCATCTGGCATTAAAGCGAATCCGAGAGTGGATTGACGTCGAATGGAATGAGGAGGAACTCCAAACATGTCTATCGAAAAAATCGTAA
- a CDS encoding nucleotide sugar dehydrogenase, which translates to MTQPVSVAVVGLGFVGLPLALTYAMKGANVIGIDVVPHVVDEINAAHSHHLESYQGKTLPEILKEQIEAKRFRATSSYEEAAAEVHNYIVTVGLPVHNGDPDLGPLKSCAQSLGRVLKKGDTIMIRSTVVPGTTEDVILPILEETSGLVAGVDFYLTYCSERIAEGRAFEEFIHMPLVLGGINEQSAEKGKELLAFISETDITITDIRVVETAKVIENIQRDVNIAMVQEFARFSEAFGIDTFELIKVANTHTRVNLLSPGPGVGGFCLPNALYYLQPKARELDVNLPILQLARNTNDAVPDVLIGMLEQALKNNGKTLAGSRVAVLGMAMKDFSNDDRVSPVHDLIKVLMAKGVDVRSYDPAVPTVYDHKVDSLDKAVNGADALFLTAVQKEFAEADWANVAEKMADAPILFDTKNRIPRDLVSKATVVRI; encoded by the coding sequence ATGACTCAACCTGTAAGCGTAGCTGTTGTGGGATTGGGGTTTGTAGGCTTGCCGTTGGCGCTTACCTATGCCATGAAAGGAGCAAACGTCATCGGTATTGACGTCGTACCGCATGTCGTCGATGAGATCAATGCGGCACACTCCCATCACCTGGAGTCCTATCAGGGAAAAACGTTGCCAGAGATCCTCAAAGAGCAGATTGAAGCAAAACGTTTCCGTGCAACGTCTTCCTACGAGGAAGCGGCTGCGGAAGTCCATAACTATATTGTAACAGTCGGATTGCCTGTTCATAACGGCGATCCTGATCTTGGACCGCTGAAAAGCTGTGCACAATCGCTCGGTCGCGTACTGAAAAAAGGCGATACCATCATGATTCGCAGTACCGTCGTACCTGGAACGACAGAAGATGTGATTCTGCCGATTTTGGAGGAAACAAGCGGTCTTGTTGCGGGTGTTGATTTCTACCTGACATACTGCTCAGAGCGAATTGCAGAGGGGCGTGCTTTTGAAGAGTTCATCCATATGCCGCTCGTTTTGGGTGGTATCAATGAACAAAGCGCTGAAAAAGGGAAAGAGTTGTTGGCCTTCATCAGCGAGACGGACATCACGATCACGGATATCCGTGTAGTCGAGACAGCAAAGGTCATCGAGAATATCCAGCGTGATGTGAACATCGCGATGGTACAGGAATTTGCTCGTTTCTCCGAGGCGTTCGGCATCGATACGTTCGAGCTGATCAAGGTTGCTAATACGCACACGCGTGTAAACCTGTTATCGCCAGGACCGGGTGTAGGCGGCTTCTGCTTGCCGAATGCACTGTACTACTTGCAGCCTAAGGCGCGTGAATTGGATGTAAACCTGCCGATTCTGCAACTGGCTCGCAACACGAATGATGCGGTACCTGATGTGTTGATCGGCATGCTCGAGCAAGCCTTGAAGAATAATGGCAAGACATTGGCAGGAAGCCGTGTAGCTGTATTGGGAATGGCGATGAAAGACTTTTCCAATGATGACCGCGTAAGCCCTGTCCACGACCTGATCAAGGTGCTCATGGCAAAAGGAGTAGACGTTCGTTCCTACGATCCGGCTGTTCCGACTGTGTATGATCACAAGGTTGATAGTCTGGACAAAGCAGTGAATGGAGCAGATGCGTTGTTCCTGACTGCTGTGCAAAAGGAATTTGCCGAGGCAGATTGGGCCAATGTTGCTGAAAAGATGGCTGACGCGCCGATCCTTTTCGATACGAAGAACCGCATCCCGCGTGACCTTGTCAGCAAGGCCACTGTGGTGCGCATTTAA
- a CDS encoding DUF350 domain-containing protein, whose product MESLLHNPYFATAAYFTVSGLAMVLFLAIFELVTRYRVWEELKRGNMAVAMATGGKIFGIANIFRYSIQAHLSLGEALIWATFGFFLLLSAYFIFEFMTPTFNVDQEIAKDNRAIGFIAMVLSIGFSYIIGASLPR is encoded by the coding sequence ATGGAAAGCCTTCTACACAATCCATATTTTGCAACTGCAGCTTATTTTACTGTGTCTGGACTGGCGATGGTTTTATTCTTAGCCATTTTTGAACTGGTGACGCGTTATCGTGTTTGGGAAGAACTGAAGCGTGGGAACATGGCAGTAGCAATGGCAACAGGCGGGAAAATTTTTGGGATCGCGAACATTTTCCGTTATTCTATTCAGGCACATTTGTCTTTGGGCGAAGCGCTGATTTGGGCGACATTCGGATTTTTCCTGTTGCTGTCTGCTTACTTCATTTTTGAATTCATGACCCCTACCTTTAATGTCGATCAGGAAATTGCAAAAGATAACAGGGCCATTGGTTTTATTGCAATGGTCCTGTCCATCGGTTTTTCGTATATCATCGGGGCATCCTTACCTCGTTAG
- a CDS encoding endonuclease MutS2: MEQRVLKTLEYDKIVALLIDKASCTYGKEKASELIPFLRLDEVITAQQGTEQAATVLRLKGSVPLGGIRDIRGPVQRARLNAVLAPMELLDIASTIMAGRRLKTFLLDMCEDHQLPLLQQQAERIEGLRELETEIRRCVDENGDILDSASLELRQVRQEIRQLESRIREKLDQMTRSSTYQKMLMENIVTIRGDRFVIPVKQEYRSVFGGIVHDQSASGATLFIEPEVIVEMNNKLRELRLREEREVERILYVLTEQVSFAVEALVENTEALTELDFMFAKAQLAWSMKAICPRINDRGYVNMRKARHPLIPREVVVPVDVELGGEYQAIVVTGPNTGGKTVSLKTIGLLSLMTMAGLHIPAEEESEMTVFSSVFADIGDEQSIEQSLSTFSSHMTNIIQILAKMDDKSLVLFDELGAGTDPTEGAALAMSIIDHVIDSGARLVATTHYSELKAYAYDRPEVINASVEFDVQTLRPTYRLLIGIPGRSNAFAIARRLGLPEHIIDVARGSISEEDNQVESMIASLERNRKSAEADRLAAKAAREEAEEQRRQLEEERAQFAEEKNKRMERAEDEARIAVQLAKEEAETIIRELREMMAEGMEIKEHRLIDAKKRLGNAVLELEKEKVKKPAKAVRATQIKVGDEVMVTSFGQKGTVLEKVNNEEFLVQIGIMKMKVKRDDMHVQNSIQQKPQAAPYTSVKRRSDNIKMDLDLRGYNVEDSIREIDQFLDDALLAGLHSVSIIHGHGTGVLRKGVHEYLRSHRNVKSFRLGGQGEGGVGATIAELK, translated from the coding sequence GTGGAACAACGGGTTTTAAAGACATTAGAATACGATAAAATAGTCGCCCTGTTGATTGACAAGGCATCTTGCACATATGGAAAAGAAAAAGCATCAGAGCTGATTCCTTTTTTACGCTTGGATGAAGTCATAACCGCTCAGCAAGGGACAGAACAAGCAGCAACTGTGTTACGTTTAAAAGGAAGCGTGCCTCTCGGTGGCATTCGCGATATCCGCGGTCCCGTACAGCGCGCCAGATTGAACGCCGTGCTCGCCCCGATGGAATTGCTGGATATCGCCAGCACCATTATGGCCGGACGCAGGCTCAAAACGTTTTTGCTCGATATGTGTGAGGATCACCAACTGCCCTTATTGCAACAGCAGGCAGAGCGGATTGAGGGCCTGCGTGAGTTGGAAACCGAAATTCGCCGCTGTGTAGATGAAAACGGCGATATTTTAGACAGCGCGAGTCTTGAATTGCGTCAGGTACGTCAAGAGATCAGACAACTCGAGTCGCGCATTCGCGAGAAGCTCGATCAAATGACACGCTCGTCCACTTACCAAAAAATGCTAATGGAAAACATCGTTACGATTCGTGGCGATCGTTTTGTCATTCCGGTGAAGCAGGAGTATCGTTCTGTCTTTGGCGGAATTGTTCACGATCAGTCGGCATCTGGGGCGACGCTCTTTATCGAGCCGGAAGTAATCGTCGAGATGAACAACAAGCTTCGGGAGCTTCGCTTGCGCGAGGAACGTGAAGTGGAGCGCATTCTTTATGTGCTGACGGAGCAAGTATCCTTTGCGGTAGAGGCTTTGGTCGAGAATACAGAAGCACTGACAGAGCTTGATTTTATGTTTGCCAAGGCTCAGCTTGCCTGGAGCATGAAGGCGATTTGTCCACGCATCAATGATCGTGGATACGTAAACATGCGAAAAGCGCGTCATCCACTCATTCCACGAGAAGTTGTCGTTCCCGTAGATGTGGAGCTAGGTGGAGAGTATCAGGCGATTGTTGTGACAGGTCCGAATACAGGGGGGAAAACCGTTTCCCTCAAAACAATCGGACTGCTGTCCTTGATGACGATGGCAGGCTTGCATATTCCGGCAGAGGAAGAGAGCGAGATGACTGTATTCTCCTCCGTCTTTGCTGATATCGGGGATGAGCAATCCATCGAGCAGAGCCTGTCTACATTCTCGAGCCATATGACCAATATTATTCAAATCTTGGCGAAAATGGACGACAAGAGTTTGGTATTGTTTGACGAGCTAGGCGCAGGAACAGACCCGACAGAGGGTGCTGCTCTGGCCATGTCCATCATCGACCATGTGATTGATTCCGGTGCGAGATTGGTTGCAACGACCCACTACAGTGAATTGAAGGCGTATGCCTATGATAGACCCGAGGTCATCAACGCCAGCGTAGAATTTGACGTACAAACGTTGCGTCCTACTTATCGCTTGCTCATCGGAATTCCTGGCAGATCCAACGCATTTGCCATCGCAAGACGCTTGGGATTGCCGGAACACATTATTGATGTAGCGCGTGGCTCGATCAGTGAGGAAGACAATCAGGTCGAGAGCATGATCGCTTCATTGGAGCGTAATCGCAAGTCGGCGGAAGCAGACAGGTTGGCGGCAAAAGCGGCACGCGAGGAAGCGGAAGAGCAGCGTAGACAGCTCGAAGAAGAGCGTGCCCAATTTGCTGAAGAGAAAAACAAACGAATGGAGCGAGCAGAAGACGAAGCGCGAATTGCCGTCCAACTCGCAAAAGAAGAAGCGGAAACGATCATTCGCGAGCTGCGCGAGATGATGGCAGAAGGCATGGAAATCAAGGAGCATCGTCTCATCGATGCGAAGAAGCGCTTGGGTAATGCCGTCCTTGAGCTGGAGAAGGAAAAGGTGAAGAAGCCGGCAAAAGCCGTTCGTGCCACACAGATCAAGGTGGGCGACGAGGTAATGGTGACGAGCTTCGGACAAAAAGGAACCGTGCTGGAAAAGGTAAACAATGAAGAATTCCTCGTGCAGATCGGGATCATGAAAATGAAAGTAAAACGCGATGATATGCATGTACAAAACTCCATCCAGCAAAAACCGCAAGCGGCTCCGTACACCTCTGTGAAGCGTCGCAGTGACAATATCAAGATGGATCTCGACTTGCGCGGCTACAACGTCGAGGACAGCATTCGGGAAATTGATCAGTTTTTAGATGATGCGCTGTTGGCAGGCTTGCACTCGGTCTCCATTATTCACGGACACGGGACGGGGGTACTGCGCAAAGGCGTGCACGAGTATTTGAGAAGTCATCGTAATGTAAAATCCTTCCGCTTAGGTGGTCAAGGAGAAGGCGGCGTAGGTGCTACCATTGCCGAATTAAAATAA